From a region of the Poecile atricapillus isolate bPoeAtr1 chromosome 4, bPoeAtr1.hap1, whole genome shotgun sequence genome:
- the PCDH10 gene encoding protocadherin-10 isoform X2 — MVVLFLFALLWMVEGAFCQLHYTVQEEQEHGTFVGNIAEDLGLDITKLSARRFQTAPNSRSPYLELNLETGVLYVNEKIDREQICKQSPSCLLHLEVFLENPLELFRVEIEVLDINDNPPSFPEPDLTVEISESATPGTRFPLESAFDPDVGTNSLRTYEITPNSYFSLDVQTQGDGNRFAELVLDQPLDREQQAVHRYVLTAVDGGQPQQRTGTALLTVRVLDSNDNVPAFEQPVYTVSLPENSPPGTLVLQLNATDPDEGQNGEIIYSFSSHISARARELFGIAPRTGRLEVSGELDYEESSVYQVYVQAKDLGPNAVPAHCKVLVRVLDANDNAPEISFSTVKEAVSEAAAPGTVVALFSVSDRDSEENGQVQCELLQGDAPFRLKSSFKNYYTIVTEGPLDREQPGGDAYTLTVVARDHGEPPLSTSKSIQVRVSDVNDNAPRFSQPVYQVYVSENNVPGAYIYAVSATDRDQGANARLAYSILESQIQGMSVFTYVSINSENGFLYALRSFDYEQLKEFSFQVEARDAGEEPQPLAGNATVHIIVVDQNDNAPAIVSPLPGRNGTPAREALPRGAEPGYLVSRVAAVDADDGENARLTYSIARGNEAGLFRMDWRSGELRTARRVPAKRDPQRPYELVIEVRDHGQPPLSSTAAVQVVLVDGAGERSGGGGGPAAGTGAGGGGGGSGEHRPSRSGGDNSLDLTLILIIALGSVSFIFLLAMIVLAVRCQKEKKLNIYTCLASDCCLGCCCCCPCCSRQARARKKKLSKSDIMLVQSSNVPSNPAQVPVEESGSFGSHHHNQNYCYQVCLTPESAKTDLMFLKPCSPSRSTDAEHNPCGAIVTGYADQQPDIISNGSILSSETKHQRAELSYLVDRPRRVNSSAFQEADIVSSKDSGHGDSEQGDSDHDATNRGQSSGMDLFSNCTEECKALGHSDRCWMPSFVPSDGRQAADYRSNLHVPGMDSVPDTEVFETPEAQPGAERSFSTFGKEKALHNSLERKEFDGLLSNTRAPYKPPYLTRKRIC, encoded by the exons ATGGTTGTGCTATTCCTCTTTGCCTTGCTCTGGATGGTGGAGGGGGCTTTTTGCCAGCTCCATTACACGgtgcaggaagagcaggagcatGGAACCTTCGTGGGGAATATCGCCGAGGACCTGGGCTTGGACATTACAAAACTTTCGGCTCGGCGCTTCCAGACGGCGCCCAACTCCCGCAGCCCTTACCTGGAGCTTAACCTAGAAACCGGGGTACTCTATGTGAACGAGAAGATCGACCGGGAGCAGATCTGTAAGCAGAgcccctcctgcctgctgcaccTGGAGGTCTTCCTGGAGAACCCCCTCGAGCTGTTTCGGGTGGAGATCGAGGTGCTGGACATCAACGACAACCCGCCCTCCTTCCCGGAGCCCGACCTCACCGTGGAGATCTCGGAGAGCGCCACGCCGGGCACCCGCTTCCCGCTGGAGAGCGCCTTCGACCCCGACGTGGGCACCAACTCCCTGCGCACCTACGAGATCACCCCCAACAGCTACTTCTCCCTCGACGTGCAGACGCAGGGGGACGGGAACCGCTTCGCCGAGCTGGTGCTGGACCAGCCGCTGGACCGGGAGCAGCAGGCGGTGCACCGCTACGTGCTGACGGCGGTGGACGgcgggcagccccagcagcgcACCGGCACCGCCCTGCTCACCGTCAGGGTGCTGGACTCCAACGACAACGTCCCCGCCTTCGAGCAGCCCGTCTACACCGTGTCGCTGCCGGAGAACTCGCCGCCGGGCACCCTGGTGCTGCAGCTCAACGCCACGGACCCCGACGAGGGGCAGAACGGCGAGATCATCTACTCCTTCAGCAGCCACATCTCGGCCCGCGCCCGGGAGCTCTTCGGCATCGCGCCGCGCACCGGGCGCCTGGAGGTGAGCGGCGAGCTGGACTACGAGGAGAGCAGCGTGTACCAGGTGTACGTCCAAGCCAAGGACCTGGGGCCCAACGCCGTGCCCGCCCACTGCAAAGTGCTGGTGCGGGTGCTGGACGCCAACGACAACGCGCCCGAGATCAGCTTCTCCACCGTCAAGGAGGCGGTGAgcgaggcggcggcgccgggcaCCGTGGTGGCCCTTTTCAGCGTCTCGGACCGCGACTCGGAGGAGAACGGGCAGGTGCAGTGCGAGCTGCTGCAGGGCGACGCGCCCTTCCGCCTCAAGAGCTCCTTCAAGAACTACTACACCATCGTCACCGAGGGGCCGCTGGACCGCGAGCAGCCGGGCGGCGACGCCTACACGCTCACCGTGGTGGCCCGGGACCACGGCGAGCCCCCtctcagcaccagcaagtccaTCCAGGTGCGGGTGAGCGACGTGAACGACAACGCGCCGCGCTTCAGCCAGCCCGTGTACCAGGTGTACGTGAGCGAGAACAACGTGCCCGGCGCCTACATCTACGCCGTCAGCGCCACCGACCGCGACCAGGGCGCCAACGCCCGCCTCGCCTACTCCATCCTGGAGAGCCAGATCCAGGGCATGTCCGTCTTCACCTACGTCTCCATCAACTCCGAGAACGGGTTTCTCTACGCCCTCCGCTCCTTCGACTACGAGCAGCTCAAAGAGTTCAGCTTCCAGGTAGAGGCCCGCGACGCGGGCGAGGAGCCGCAGCCGCTGGCCGGCAACGCCACCGTCCACATCATCGTGGTGGACCAGAACGACAACGCCCCCGCCATCGTCAGCCCCCTGCCCGGCCGCAATGGCACCCCGGCGCGGGAGGCGCTGCCCCGCGGCGCCGAGCCGGGATACCTGGTGAGCCGGGTGGCGGCGGTGGACGCCGACGACGGGGAGAACGCCCGCCTCACCTACAGCATCGCGCGGGGCAACGAGGCCGGGCTGTTCCGCATGGACTGGCGCTCCGGGGAGCTGCGGACGGCCCGCAGAGTGCCGGCCAAGCGCGACCCGCAGCGCCCCTACGAGCTGGTCATCGAGGTGCGCGACCACGGGCAGCCGCCGCTCTCCTCCACCGCCGCCGTCCAGGTGGTGCTGGTGGACGGCGCGGGCGAGCGCTCCGGCGGCGGAGGCGGCCCGGCCGCGGGCacgggcgcggggggcggcggcggcggctccggcgaGCATCGCCCCAGCCGCTCCGGGGGGGATAACTCGCTTGACCTcaccctcatcctcatcatcgCCCTGGGCTCCGTCTCCTTCATCTTTCTGCTGGCCATGATCGTCCTGGCAGTGCGCTgccagaaggagaagaagctCAATATCTACACCTGCCTGGCCAGCGACTgctgcctgggctgctgctgctgctgcccctgctgcagccggcAGGCGCGGGCCCGCAAGAAGAAGCTCAGCAAGTCGGACATCATGCTGGTGCAGAGCTCCAATGTGCCGAGCAACCCGGCGCAGGTGCCGGTGGAGGAGTCCGGCAGCTTCGGCTCCCACCACCACAACCAGAACTACTGCTACCAAGTCTGCCTCACCCCCGAGTCCGCCAAGACCGACCTGATGTTCCTCAAGCCCTGTAGCCCCTCTCGCAGCACCGACGCCGAGCACAACCCCTGCGGGGCCATCGTCACCGGCTACGCCGACCAGCAGCCCGACATCATCTCCAATGGCAGCATTTTGTCCAGTGAG ACAAAACATCAGCGTGCTGAGCTCAGTTATCTAGTTGACAGACCCCGACGAGTAAACAG TTCTGCATTCCAGGAAGCAGACATAGTAAGCTCTAAGGACAGTGGTCATGGAGACAGTGAGCAAGGAGACAGTGATCATGATGCCACTAATCGAGGTCAATCCTCTG GCATGGATCTCTTCTCCAATTGCACAGAGGAATGTAAAGCACTGGGCCACTCAGATCGTTGCTGGATGCCTTCCTTTGTTCCATCGGATGGACGCCAAGCTGCAGATTACCGCAGCAATCTGCACGTACCTGGCATGGACTCCGTTCCAGACACTGAAGTGTTTGAAACACCAGAAGCCCAGCCCGGGGCAGAAAGGTCCTTCTCCACCTTCGGCAAAGAGAAGGCCCTTCACAACAGTCTGGAAAGGAAGGAGTTCGATGGACTGCTGTCTAATACACGAGCGCCTTACAAACCACCATATTTGA
- the PCDH10 gene encoding protocadherin-10 isoform X1 — protein MVVLFLFALLWMVEGAFCQLHYTVQEEQEHGTFVGNIAEDLGLDITKLSARRFQTAPNSRSPYLELNLETGVLYVNEKIDREQICKQSPSCLLHLEVFLENPLELFRVEIEVLDINDNPPSFPEPDLTVEISESATPGTRFPLESAFDPDVGTNSLRTYEITPNSYFSLDVQTQGDGNRFAELVLDQPLDREQQAVHRYVLTAVDGGQPQQRTGTALLTVRVLDSNDNVPAFEQPVYTVSLPENSPPGTLVLQLNATDPDEGQNGEIIYSFSSHISARARELFGIAPRTGRLEVSGELDYEESSVYQVYVQAKDLGPNAVPAHCKVLVRVLDANDNAPEISFSTVKEAVSEAAAPGTVVALFSVSDRDSEENGQVQCELLQGDAPFRLKSSFKNYYTIVTEGPLDREQPGGDAYTLTVVARDHGEPPLSTSKSIQVRVSDVNDNAPRFSQPVYQVYVSENNVPGAYIYAVSATDRDQGANARLAYSILESQIQGMSVFTYVSINSENGFLYALRSFDYEQLKEFSFQVEARDAGEEPQPLAGNATVHIIVVDQNDNAPAIVSPLPGRNGTPAREALPRGAEPGYLVSRVAAVDADDGENARLTYSIARGNEAGLFRMDWRSGELRTARRVPAKRDPQRPYELVIEVRDHGQPPLSSTAAVQVVLVDGAGERSGGGGGPAAGTGAGGGGGGSGEHRPSRSGGDNSLDLTLILIIALGSVSFIFLLAMIVLAVRCQKEKKLNIYTCLASDCCLGCCCCCPCCSRQARARKKKLSKSDIMLVQSSNVPSNPAQVPVEESGSFGSHHHNQNYCYQVCLTPESAKTDLMFLKPCSPSRSTDAEHNPCGAIVTGYADQQPDIISNGSILSSETKHQRAELSYLVDRPRRVNSSAFQEADIVSSKDSGHGDSEQGDSDHDATNRGQSSGMDLFSNCTEECKALGHSDRCWMPSFVPSDGRQAADYRSNLHVPGMDSVPDTEVFETPEAQPGAERSFSTFGKEKALHNSLERKEFDGLLSNTRAPYKPPYLTLAISGSQSGL, from the exons ATGGTTGTGCTATTCCTCTTTGCCTTGCTCTGGATGGTGGAGGGGGCTTTTTGCCAGCTCCATTACACGgtgcaggaagagcaggagcatGGAACCTTCGTGGGGAATATCGCCGAGGACCTGGGCTTGGACATTACAAAACTTTCGGCTCGGCGCTTCCAGACGGCGCCCAACTCCCGCAGCCCTTACCTGGAGCTTAACCTAGAAACCGGGGTACTCTATGTGAACGAGAAGATCGACCGGGAGCAGATCTGTAAGCAGAgcccctcctgcctgctgcaccTGGAGGTCTTCCTGGAGAACCCCCTCGAGCTGTTTCGGGTGGAGATCGAGGTGCTGGACATCAACGACAACCCGCCCTCCTTCCCGGAGCCCGACCTCACCGTGGAGATCTCGGAGAGCGCCACGCCGGGCACCCGCTTCCCGCTGGAGAGCGCCTTCGACCCCGACGTGGGCACCAACTCCCTGCGCACCTACGAGATCACCCCCAACAGCTACTTCTCCCTCGACGTGCAGACGCAGGGGGACGGGAACCGCTTCGCCGAGCTGGTGCTGGACCAGCCGCTGGACCGGGAGCAGCAGGCGGTGCACCGCTACGTGCTGACGGCGGTGGACGgcgggcagccccagcagcgcACCGGCACCGCCCTGCTCACCGTCAGGGTGCTGGACTCCAACGACAACGTCCCCGCCTTCGAGCAGCCCGTCTACACCGTGTCGCTGCCGGAGAACTCGCCGCCGGGCACCCTGGTGCTGCAGCTCAACGCCACGGACCCCGACGAGGGGCAGAACGGCGAGATCATCTACTCCTTCAGCAGCCACATCTCGGCCCGCGCCCGGGAGCTCTTCGGCATCGCGCCGCGCACCGGGCGCCTGGAGGTGAGCGGCGAGCTGGACTACGAGGAGAGCAGCGTGTACCAGGTGTACGTCCAAGCCAAGGACCTGGGGCCCAACGCCGTGCCCGCCCACTGCAAAGTGCTGGTGCGGGTGCTGGACGCCAACGACAACGCGCCCGAGATCAGCTTCTCCACCGTCAAGGAGGCGGTGAgcgaggcggcggcgccgggcaCCGTGGTGGCCCTTTTCAGCGTCTCGGACCGCGACTCGGAGGAGAACGGGCAGGTGCAGTGCGAGCTGCTGCAGGGCGACGCGCCCTTCCGCCTCAAGAGCTCCTTCAAGAACTACTACACCATCGTCACCGAGGGGCCGCTGGACCGCGAGCAGCCGGGCGGCGACGCCTACACGCTCACCGTGGTGGCCCGGGACCACGGCGAGCCCCCtctcagcaccagcaagtccaTCCAGGTGCGGGTGAGCGACGTGAACGACAACGCGCCGCGCTTCAGCCAGCCCGTGTACCAGGTGTACGTGAGCGAGAACAACGTGCCCGGCGCCTACATCTACGCCGTCAGCGCCACCGACCGCGACCAGGGCGCCAACGCCCGCCTCGCCTACTCCATCCTGGAGAGCCAGATCCAGGGCATGTCCGTCTTCACCTACGTCTCCATCAACTCCGAGAACGGGTTTCTCTACGCCCTCCGCTCCTTCGACTACGAGCAGCTCAAAGAGTTCAGCTTCCAGGTAGAGGCCCGCGACGCGGGCGAGGAGCCGCAGCCGCTGGCCGGCAACGCCACCGTCCACATCATCGTGGTGGACCAGAACGACAACGCCCCCGCCATCGTCAGCCCCCTGCCCGGCCGCAATGGCACCCCGGCGCGGGAGGCGCTGCCCCGCGGCGCCGAGCCGGGATACCTGGTGAGCCGGGTGGCGGCGGTGGACGCCGACGACGGGGAGAACGCCCGCCTCACCTACAGCATCGCGCGGGGCAACGAGGCCGGGCTGTTCCGCATGGACTGGCGCTCCGGGGAGCTGCGGACGGCCCGCAGAGTGCCGGCCAAGCGCGACCCGCAGCGCCCCTACGAGCTGGTCATCGAGGTGCGCGACCACGGGCAGCCGCCGCTCTCCTCCACCGCCGCCGTCCAGGTGGTGCTGGTGGACGGCGCGGGCGAGCGCTCCGGCGGCGGAGGCGGCCCGGCCGCGGGCacgggcgcggggggcggcggcggcggctccggcgaGCATCGCCCCAGCCGCTCCGGGGGGGATAACTCGCTTGACCTcaccctcatcctcatcatcgCCCTGGGCTCCGTCTCCTTCATCTTTCTGCTGGCCATGATCGTCCTGGCAGTGCGCTgccagaaggagaagaagctCAATATCTACACCTGCCTGGCCAGCGACTgctgcctgggctgctgctgctgctgcccctgctgcagccggcAGGCGCGGGCCCGCAAGAAGAAGCTCAGCAAGTCGGACATCATGCTGGTGCAGAGCTCCAATGTGCCGAGCAACCCGGCGCAGGTGCCGGTGGAGGAGTCCGGCAGCTTCGGCTCCCACCACCACAACCAGAACTACTGCTACCAAGTCTGCCTCACCCCCGAGTCCGCCAAGACCGACCTGATGTTCCTCAAGCCCTGTAGCCCCTCTCGCAGCACCGACGCCGAGCACAACCCCTGCGGGGCCATCGTCACCGGCTACGCCGACCAGCAGCCCGACATCATCTCCAATGGCAGCATTTTGTCCAGTGAG ACAAAACATCAGCGTGCTGAGCTCAGTTATCTAGTTGACAGACCCCGACGAGTAAACAG TTCTGCATTCCAGGAAGCAGACATAGTAAGCTCTAAGGACAGTGGTCATGGAGACAGTGAGCAAGGAGACAGTGATCATGATGCCACTAATCGAGGTCAATCCTCTG GCATGGATCTCTTCTCCAATTGCACAGAGGAATGTAAAGCACTGGGCCACTCAGATCGTTGCTGGATGCCTTCCTTTGTTCCATCGGATGGACGCCAAGCTGCAGATTACCGCAGCAATCTGCACGTACCTGGCATGGACTCCGTTCCAGACACTGAAGTGTTTGAAACACCAGAAGCCCAGCCCGGGGCAGAAAGGTCCTTCTCCACCTTCGGCAAAGAGAAGGCCCTTCACAACAGTCTGGAAAGGAAGGAGTTCGATGGACTGCTGTCTAATACACGAGCGCCTTACAAACCACCATATTTGA CACTTGCCATCTCTGGATCTCAAAGTGGATTATAA